In one window of Paraburkholderia phymatum STM815 DNA:
- the alc gene encoding allantoicase yields MALPILDPNAPEFTRRFVNLADPRLGAQALESSDDFFAPKDRMLNPEPAVFVPGKYDEHGKWMDGWETRRKRTTGYDWCIVKLARPGVIKGFDIDTSHFTGNFPPAASVEATRVVDGAPNQSTQWTEIVPSTTLQGNSHHYIDVSDANAYTHLRVNIYPDGGIARLRVYGQPQVDWAGASRTDLFDLAAMENGAYLVAANNQHFGAASTLLMPGRGVNMGDGWETRRRREPGNDWAIVALAQPGVIKKIEVDTAHFKGNYPDRCSIQAAFVTGGTDSSLITQAMFWPVLLGEQKLQMDKQHFYESEIAALGPVTHIRFNIIPDGGVSRLRLWGTLAS; encoded by the coding sequence ATGGCACTCCCGATTCTCGATCCCAACGCACCCGAGTTCACGCGCCGTTTCGTGAATCTCGCCGACCCGCGTCTCGGCGCACAGGCGCTCGAATCGAGCGACGACTTCTTTGCGCCGAAAGACCGCATGCTGAATCCGGAGCCGGCCGTCTTCGTTCCCGGCAAGTACGATGAGCACGGCAAATGGATGGACGGCTGGGAAACGCGCCGCAAGCGCACGACGGGCTACGACTGGTGCATCGTGAAGCTCGCGCGTCCAGGTGTGATCAAGGGCTTCGACATCGACACGAGTCACTTCACGGGTAACTTCCCGCCGGCGGCATCGGTGGAAGCGACGCGTGTGGTCGACGGCGCGCCAAACCAGTCGACGCAATGGACTGAGATCGTCCCGTCGACGACATTGCAGGGCAACAGCCATCACTACATCGATGTGAGCGACGCAAACGCGTACACGCACCTTCGTGTGAACATCTATCCGGACGGCGGCATCGCGCGTTTGCGTGTATACGGTCAGCCGCAGGTCGACTGGGCGGGCGCGAGCCGTACCGACCTGTTCGATCTGGCCGCGATGGAAAACGGCGCCTATCTGGTCGCTGCGAACAACCAGCACTTCGGCGCCGCATCGACGCTGCTGATGCCGGGCCGCGGCGTCAACATGGGCGATGGCTGGGAAACGCGCCGCCGCCGCGAGCCAGGCAACGACTGGGCGATCGTCGCGCTCGCGCAACCGGGCGTGATCAAGAAGATCGAAGTTGATACCGCGCACTTCAAGGGCAACTATCCGGACCGCTGCTCGATTCAGGCTGCGTTCGTCACGGGCGGCACCGACAGTTCGCTGATCACGCAGGCGATGTTCTGGCCGGTGCTACTCGGCGAACAGAAGCTGCAAATGGACAAGCAGCACTTCTATGAAAGCGAGATTGCCGCACTCGGTCCTGTCACCCATATCCGCTTCAACATCATTCCCGACGGCGGTGTCTCGCGTCTGCGTCTGTGGGGCACGCTCGCATCATGA
- the uraD gene encoding 2-oxo-4-hydroxy-4-carboxy-5-ureidoimidazoline decarboxylase yields the protein MKAMQYTLDQLNSLSADAFVAALSGIFEHSPWVAEIAAAQRPYASIDALHKTMSNAVETAGETKQLALINAHPELAGKAAVRGELTAESTREQSGAGLDQCTQEEFDTLLRLNTAYREKFGFPFILAVRGYDRHGIIANFEARVSHSRADELRASLDQIYRIARFRLDDLIDA from the coding sequence ATGAAGGCGATGCAATACACACTGGACCAACTGAACAGCCTGTCGGCCGACGCGTTCGTTGCAGCGCTGTCAGGCATCTTCGAACATTCGCCATGGGTTGCCGAAATCGCGGCGGCGCAGCGTCCGTATGCGAGCATCGACGCGTTGCACAAGACGATGTCGAATGCCGTCGAAACAGCGGGCGAGACGAAGCAGCTGGCGCTGATCAACGCTCACCCGGAACTCGCGGGCAAAGCGGCCGTGCGCGGCGAACTGACAGCCGAATCGACGCGTGAGCAAAGCGGCGCCGGACTCGATCAATGCACGCAGGAAGAATTCGATACGCTGCTGCGGCTGAACACGGCGTATCGCGAGAAATTCGGCTTCCCGTTCATTCTCGCCGTACGCGGCTATGACCGCCACGGCATCATCGCGAACTTCGAAGCGCGCGTGAGCCACAGCCGCGCCGACGAACTGCGGGCGAGCCTCGACCAGATTTATCGCATCGCGCGTTTCCGTCTCGACGATCTGATCGATGCGTGA
- the puuE gene encoding allantoinase PuuE: MSLDPNYPRDLIGYGRHPVQANWPGRARVAVQFVLNYEEGGENCVLHGDAGSEQFLSEIVGAASYPARHMSMESIYEYGSRAGVWRILREFEKRGLPLTVFGVGMAIERHPEVARAFVELGHEIACHGYRWIHYQDMSPEREAEHMRLGMEAIERVTGQRPLGWYTGRDSPNTHRLVAEYGGFLYDSDNYGDDLPFWMDVDVTGGATVPQLIVPYTLDTNDMRFATPQGFNTADHFFTYLRDAFDVLYEEGDEAPKMLSIGMHCRLLGRPGRFRALQRFLDHIEKHERVWVTRRVDIARHWREHHPYQQQDNRGAAA; the protein is encoded by the coding sequence ATGTCACTCGACCCGAACTATCCGCGCGATCTGATCGGCTACGGCCGCCATCCCGTGCAGGCAAACTGGCCAGGACGCGCGCGCGTCGCGGTCCAGTTCGTACTCAACTACGAAGAGGGCGGCGAGAACTGCGTGCTGCACGGCGATGCGGGTTCGGAGCAGTTCCTGTCGGAGATCGTGGGCGCGGCGTCGTATCCGGCGCGTCACATGAGCATGGAGTCGATCTACGAATACGGCTCGCGTGCGGGTGTGTGGCGCATTCTGCGGGAGTTCGAAAAGCGTGGCCTGCCGCTGACGGTGTTCGGCGTCGGCATGGCGATCGAGCGGCATCCTGAGGTGGCGCGCGCCTTCGTCGAGCTGGGGCATGAAATTGCGTGTCATGGGTATCGGTGGATTCACTATCAGGACATGTCGCCCGAGCGCGAAGCCGAACATATGCGCCTCGGCATGGAAGCGATAGAGCGCGTGACGGGACAGCGGCCGCTCGGCTGGTATACGGGCCGTGACAGTCCCAATACGCATCGGCTGGTGGCCGAATACGGCGGCTTCCTGTACGACTCCGACAACTACGGCGACGATTTGCCGTTCTGGATGGATGTTGACGTGACGGGCGGCGCGACGGTGCCGCAATTGATCGTGCCGTACACGCTCGACACCAATGACATGCGTTTCGCAACGCCGCAAGGCTTCAACACGGCGGACCATTTCTTCACGTATTTGCGGGACGCGTTCGACGTCCTCTACGAAGAGGGCGACGAAGCACCGAAGATGCTGTCGATCGGCATGCACTGCCGGTTGCTCGGCCGTCCGGGCCGCTTTCGCGCATTGCAACGTTTCCTCGATCACATCGAGAAGCACGAGCGCGTGTGGGTCACACGTCGCGTCGATATCGCGCGTCACTGGCGCGAACATCATCCTTACCAGCAACAGGACAACCGCGGGGCGGCCGCATGA
- a CDS encoding aspartate/glutamate racemase family protein, whose translation MRIKLINPNTTQRMTEAMGRCARNVVAPGTELVAVSPTMGPPSIEGYYDEALATPGLLAEIEAGEREGFDGYVIACFGDPGLYAARELARGPVIGIAEAAMHAASVLAPGFSVVTTLSRTCGMAWHLAERYGMKRFCRNVRATDVAVLELDQPGSAARRIILDECRRALDEDGADAIVLGCAGMAELCRELEDALGAPVVEGVTAAVKWVEALVALRLATAKRGDYARPLRKRYDGEFARFSPAGPQPAAAPSLQHTASDALLRVDASALRADPAADIAPHIHSV comes from the coding sequence ATGCGGATCAAACTGATCAACCCGAACACGACGCAACGGATGACGGAAGCGATGGGCCGTTGTGCCCGCAACGTCGTGGCGCCGGGCACGGAGCTGGTGGCGGTGAGCCCGACGATGGGGCCTCCGTCGATCGAGGGCTATTACGACGAGGCGCTCGCCACGCCAGGGCTGCTCGCAGAAATCGAAGCGGGCGAGCGCGAAGGTTTCGATGGTTATGTGATTGCATGTTTCGGCGATCCCGGCCTCTATGCGGCGCGCGAACTGGCGCGCGGTCCAGTGATCGGCATCGCGGAGGCGGCGATGCACGCGGCGAGCGTGCTGGCGCCGGGCTTCTCGGTGGTGACGACGCTGTCGCGCACCTGTGGCATGGCCTGGCATCTGGCCGAGCGCTATGGCATGAAGCGCTTTTGCCGCAACGTCCGCGCCACCGACGTGGCGGTGCTGGAGCTCGATCAGCCCGGCTCGGCTGCGCGGCGCATCATTCTCGACGAATGCCGCCGGGCACTCGACGAGGATGGGGCGGATGCGATCGTGCTCGGTTGCGCGGGGATGGCCGAGCTGTGCAGGGAGCTCGAGGATGCGCTGGGCGCGCCCGTCGTCGAAGGCGTGACGGCGGCCGTGAAGTGGGTGGAGGCGCTCGTCGCGCTACGCCTCGCGACGGCCAAGCGCGGCGACTACGCAAGGCCGCTGCGCAAGCGCTATGACGGCGAGTTCGCACGCTTCAGTCCGGCAGGCCCGCAGCCGGCTGCGGCACCCTCGCTGCAGCATACCGCCAGCGACGCGCTGCTGCGGGTCGATGCGAGTGCCCTGCGCGCCGATCCCGCCGCCGATATTGCACCGCACATACACTCTGTCTGA
- a CDS encoding NCS1 family nucleobase:cation symporter-1, protein MAQFSAAPNSSALPDYESGAQGGHALPAGYSERLYNEDLAPLKHQTWGAYNIFAFWMSDVHSVGGYVFAGSLFALGLTSWQVLIALLVGITIVNVLCNMIAKPSQQNGVPYPVACRATFGVLGANVPAVIRGLIAVAWYGIQTYLASSALVIVVLKFLPQLLPYADVHHHGFMGLSAIGWAGFMLLWVLQALVFWNGMETIKKFIDFAGPAVYVVMFILAGYMIWRAGWQNIGINLGGVKYHGMEVIPVMITAISLVVSYFSGPMLNFGDFSRYGKSFRSVKRGNFWGLPVNFLAFSLVTVVTTAATLPVFGELITDPVETVGRIDYPTAVILGALTFTIATIGINIVANFVSPAFDFSNVAPKLISWRAGGMLAAVASIFITPWNLFNNPAVIHYTLDVLGSFIGPLYGILIVDYFLVKRQKIVLDDLYTVSEKGKYWYHNGVNYRAVAALLPAAVIAVICVMVPSLNALANFSWFIGAGLGAVFYGGLARNLQRGA, encoded by the coding sequence ATGGCTCAGTTCAGTGCAGCACCGAATAGTTCGGCACTTCCCGATTACGAGAGCGGCGCTCAAGGCGGCCATGCGCTGCCTGCAGGCTACAGCGAACGCCTGTACAACGAAGACCTCGCGCCGTTGAAGCATCAGACGTGGGGCGCCTATAACATCTTCGCGTTCTGGATGTCGGACGTGCATAGCGTCGGCGGCTACGTGTTCGCAGGCAGCCTGTTCGCACTCGGTCTCACGAGCTGGCAAGTGCTGATCGCGCTGCTGGTCGGCATTACGATCGTGAACGTGCTGTGCAACATGATCGCGAAGCCGAGCCAGCAGAACGGCGTGCCGTATCCCGTTGCGTGTCGCGCCACGTTCGGCGTGCTGGGGGCCAACGTTCCTGCCGTGATCCGTGGTCTCATCGCCGTCGCGTGGTACGGCATCCAGACCTATCTGGCATCGAGTGCGCTCGTGATCGTCGTGCTCAAGTTCCTCCCTCAACTACTGCCCTATGCCGACGTGCATCATCACGGCTTCATGGGCCTGTCCGCGATCGGCTGGGCCGGGTTCATGCTGCTGTGGGTGCTGCAGGCACTTGTTTTCTGGAACGGCATGGAGACGATCAAGAAGTTCATCGACTTCGCCGGCCCTGCCGTGTATGTCGTCATGTTCATTCTGGCCGGCTACATGATCTGGCGTGCGGGCTGGCAGAACATCGGCATCAACCTCGGCGGCGTGAAGTATCACGGCATGGAAGTCATCCCCGTGATGATCACGGCGATCTCGCTGGTGGTGTCGTACTTCTCGGGTCCGATGCTGAATTTCGGCGACTTCTCGCGCTATGGAAAGAGCTTTCGCAGCGTCAAGCGCGGCAACTTCTGGGGGCTGCCCGTCAACTTCCTCGCGTTCTCGCTGGTGACGGTCGTCACAACGGCCGCGACGCTGCCCGTGTTCGGCGAACTCATTACCGATCCCGTCGAAACGGTGGGCCGCATCGATTATCCGACGGCTGTGATTCTCGGCGCACTGACCTTCACGATCGCAACCATCGGCATCAACATTGTCGCTAACTTCGTATCGCCTGCATTCGATTTCTCGAACGTTGCGCCGAAGCTCATCAGCTGGCGTGCAGGCGGCATGCTAGCTGCAGTGGCGTCGATTTTCATCACGCCGTGGAACCTGTTCAATAACCCGGCGGTGATCCACTACACGCTCGATGTGCTCGGCAGCTTCATCGGACCGTTGTACGGCATCCTGATCGTCGATTACTTCCTCGTGAAGCGTCAGAAGATCGTGCTCGACGATCTGTACACCGTATCGGAGAAGGGCAAGTACTGGTATCACAACGGCGTGAATTATCGTGCCGTTGCCGCGCTGCTGCCGGCTGCAGTGATCGCCGTGATCTGCGTGATGGTGCCGTCGCTGAATGCGCTCGCGAACTTCTCGTGGTTCATTGGCGCGGGGCTCGGTGCAGTGTTCTACGGCGGACTTGCCCGCAACCTGCAACGTGGTGCATGA
- a CDS encoding GntR family transcriptional regulator, translating to MSETPNAASSSTKPEAIAERIRAAILEHRLAPGAKLTEAQLCEVFGVKRGPIRQALALLATDRLVDLEPNRGAFVASPSLQEVHEVFEMRRIIELAVVDKICASQGSRRLKNIGGMIARERKAFESRDFSTWIRLSGEFHTELASLTGNTVLCDCLGGLVARSTLISALYESLGRSPCSFEDHEAILAALDAGDATTAGALMSRHLESVELKMLDRPASGGTDLHEVFGMRAPQAAGR from the coding sequence ATGTCAGAGACACCTAACGCCGCCTCGAGCAGCACGAAACCCGAAGCCATCGCCGAACGCATTCGCGCCGCGATCCTCGAGCATCGGCTCGCGCCTGGCGCGAAATTGACGGAAGCCCAGTTGTGCGAAGTGTTCGGCGTGAAGCGCGGACCGATCCGCCAGGCGCTGGCCCTGTTGGCCACCGACCGCCTCGTCGACCTGGAGCCGAACCGCGGCGCGTTTGTCGCGAGTCCGTCGCTGCAGGAAGTGCATGAAGTGTTCGAGATGCGCCGGATCATCGAGTTGGCCGTCGTCGACAAGATTTGCGCGAGCCAGGGCTCGCGGCGTTTGAAGAACATCGGCGGGATGATCGCGCGGGAGCGCAAGGCGTTCGAATCGCGGGACTTTTCGACGTGGATCAGATTGTCGGGCGAGTTCCACACGGAGCTTGCGTCGCTGACGGGCAACACGGTGCTGTGCGATTGCCTCGGCGGGCTGGTGGCGCGCTCGACGCTGATCTCGGCGCTGTACGAATCGCTGGGCCGCAGCCCTTGTTCGTTCGAAGACCACGAAGCGATTCTTGCCGCGCTCGACGCGGGTGACGCAACGACAGCGGGCGCGCTGATGTCGCGTCACCTGGAGAGCGTCGAATTGAAGATGCTCGATCGGCCGGCTAGCGGTGGGACCGATCTGCACGAAGTATTCGGCATGCGAGCCCCGCAGGCGGCAGGCCGCTGA
- the ldcA gene encoding muramoyltetrapeptide carboxypeptidase translates to MARHRTIELIAPSGYPHDPNAIHLALKRLRAQGHHVKNVSAAQRRYQRFAGTDGERAAELNRLGDPSRELPDIVLAVRGGYGAVRILHGLDYRGLQRRLRDQPIAFCGHSDFTALQLALLSQAGVTTFGGPMLAGDFGAENVSDFTMKNFWHALTSETFTISSTTPQAQTIDVTGTLWGGNLAVLASLVGSPYMPPVEGGILFVEDVNEQPFRIERLIYQLHLAGILERQQALMLGDFSGGKPFDYDNGYDLCAMVEQVRSVIGIPIVTGLQFGHIPDMVTLPVGGDARLVGGAHGFKLTVSGHPVLD, encoded by the coding sequence ATGGCCAGGCATCGCACCATCGAACTGATTGCGCCCTCGGGCTATCCGCACGATCCCAATGCGATTCATCTCGCGCTGAAGCGTCTGCGTGCGCAAGGGCATCACGTGAAGAACGTCAGCGCGGCGCAGCGTCGCTATCAGCGTTTTGCCGGCACGGACGGCGAGCGCGCAGCGGAATTGAACCGTTTGGGCGACCCGTCGCGGGAACTGCCCGATATCGTGCTTGCCGTGCGCGGCGGATACGGCGCAGTGCGCATCCTGCACGGTCTCGACTACCGCGGCCTGCAACGCCGCCTGCGCGATCAGCCCATCGCGTTCTGCGGCCACAGCGATTTCACGGCGCTACAACTCGCGCTGCTGTCTCAGGCCGGCGTGACGACGTTTGGCGGCCCCATGCTCGCAGGCGATTTCGGCGCGGAAAACGTCAGCGACTTCACCATGAAAAACTTCTGGCACGCGCTGACGTCCGAGACTTTCACGATTTCCAGCACGACGCCGCAGGCGCAGACCATCGATGTCACGGGCACGCTATGGGGCGGCAACCTGGCCGTGCTCGCGTCGCTGGTCGGCTCGCCGTATATGCCGCCCGTGGAAGGCGGCATCCTGTTCGTCGAGGACGTGAACGAACAGCCGTTCCGCATCGAGCGGCTGATCTATCAGCTGCATCTGGCCGGCATCCTTGAACGCCAGCAGGCGCTCATGCTCGGCGACTTCTCGGGCGGCAAGCCTTTCGACTACGATAACGGCTACGACTTGTGCGCCATGGTCGAGCAGGTGAGGTCGGTGATCGGCATTCCCATCGTGACCGGCCTGCAATTCGGGCACATTCCCGATATGGTGACGCTGCCCGTCGGCGGCGATGCTCGGCTCGTCGGGGGGGCGCATGGATTCAAACTCACGGTCTCGGGCCATCCTGTGCTCGATTGA
- the tadA gene encoding tRNA adenosine(34) deaminase TadA: MSADTVGPCLTTAAVIFSERDRRFMALAQAAAEEARAAGEVPVGAVLVRGDEVIAKGFNHPIGGHDPSAHAEMAALRAAALTLENYRLPGCELYVTLEPCLMCAGAIMHARIARVVYGARDPKTGACGSVVDAFANTQLNHHTTVTGGVLEEECAAALRAFFADRRRASREARAALKNESGAADPLQDGTAVN, translated from the coding sequence TTGTCTGCCGATACCGTCGGGCCCTGCCTGACGACGGCCGCCGTCATTTTTTCCGAGCGCGATCGCCGTTTCATGGCGCTTGCGCAAGCCGCCGCGGAAGAGGCGCGCGCCGCAGGCGAAGTGCCCGTCGGCGCGGTGCTGGTGCGCGGCGATGAAGTCATTGCGAAGGGTTTCAATCATCCCATCGGCGGTCACGATCCATCTGCGCATGCCGAAATGGCCGCACTGCGCGCCGCCGCGCTGACACTCGAGAACTACCGGCTGCCGGGTTGCGAACTCTACGTGACACTGGAGCCGTGCCTGATGTGCGCGGGTGCGATCATGCACGCGCGCATCGCTCGCGTGGTGTACGGCGCGCGCGATCCGAAGACGGGCGCGTGTGGCAGCGTCGTCGATGCGTTTGCCAACACGCAGCTGAACCATCATACGACCGTGACGGGGGGCGTGCTCGAAGAGGAGTGCGCGGCCGCTCTGCGCGCGTTTTTTGCAGACCGCCGACGCGCCTCGCGTGAGGCACGCGCCGCGCTGAAAAATGAATCCGGCGCCGCCGATCCGCTGCAGGACGGCACGGCCGTCAACTGA
- a CDS encoding DnaJ family domain-containing protein, with protein sequence MKLLDALVEQRIAAAAARGEFDYLPGAGAPQVLDDDALVPEEVRVANRILKNAGFVPPAVEQLRALRDLQGDLDAVSDGSTRCRLQAKMLALDMALESLRGGPLVMPREYCRRIAERLSERAADEPAPNAGPA encoded by the coding sequence ATGAAATTGCTTGATGCACTTGTCGAACAACGGATCGCCGCCGCCGCCGCGCGTGGCGAGTTCGACTATTTGCCGGGAGCCGGCGCGCCGCAGGTTCTCGATGACGACGCACTCGTGCCCGAGGAAGTTCGAGTCGCGAACCGCATTCTGAAGAATGCGGGTTTCGTGCCGCCTGCCGTCGAGCAGTTGCGGGCGCTGCGCGACCTGCAGGGCGATCTCGATGCCGTCAGCGACGGCAGCACGCGCTGCCGCCTGCAGGCGAAGATGCTTGCGCTCGATATGGCACTGGAATCGCTGCGCGGCGGGCCGCTGGTCATGCCGCGCGAATACTGCCGACGGATTGCGGAGCGCCTGTCGGAGCGCGCCGCCGACGAACCGGCGCCAAACGCGGGGCCGGCGTGA
- a CDS encoding outer membrane lipoprotein: protein MTHTRFVRPLVRTTLLALCVTLPLAGCVVPGNSPYGSQYGSTYGSSYATQPVYAQPAQPAYAQPGYVQQPYAQQPQYQHGYDQSDWQNNQTYQQQPQQGYGYGEQYGVVSSIQPLGNPGAVTAGGVAGTVIGAVVGGVIGNQFGRGHGRDAATAIGVLGGAVAGNQLGQQAGASSPGGYRIAVQLNDGSTRAFDVGSPGDLHPGDRVRIAGNRLDRY from the coding sequence ATGACCCACACCCGTTTTGTTCGCCCTCTCGTTCGTACGACATTGCTCGCGCTCTGCGTCACGCTGCCGCTCGCGGGCTGCGTCGTTCCCGGCAATTCGCCTTATGGCTCGCAGTACGGCTCGACCTACGGTTCGAGCTACGCCACGCAGCCCGTGTACGCACAGCCGGCGCAACCGGCCTACGCGCAACCCGGCTATGTGCAGCAGCCGTACGCACAACAGCCGCAATATCAACACGGGTACGATCAGTCCGACTGGCAGAACAACCAGACGTACCAGCAGCAACCCCAACAGGGCTACGGTTATGGGGAACAATACGGCGTGGTCTCGTCGATCCAGCCGTTGGGGAATCCCGGTGCCGTGACGGCGGGTGGCGTAGCGGGCACGGTGATCGGCGCAGTCGTGGGCGGCGTGATCGGCAACCAGTTCGGACGGGGCCACGGACGCGACGCAGCGACGGCAATCGGGGTGCTGGGCGGCGCCGTCGCAGGCAATCAGTTGGGTCAGCAGGCGGGTGCGTCGTCGCCGGGCGGCTACCGGATTGCGGTCCAGCTGAACGACGGCTCCACGCGTGCGTTCGATGTCGGCTCGCCGGGCGACCTGCATCCTGGCGATCGCGTGCGCATTGCGGGCAACCGCCTCGACCGCTACTAG
- a CDS encoding putative DNA modification/repair radical SAM protein — MELLKKLEILADAAKYDASCASGGAPQRSSRGTDGLGASTGSGVCHSFTPDGRCVSLLKILLTNFCLYDCRYCVNRRTSNVARARFTPEEVVSLTLDFYRRNYIDGLFLSSGVIQSSNYTMEQLVRVAQSLREDHHFRGYIHLKTIPDADPALIAQAGRYADRLSVNIELPTETGLERLAPEKSARTIRLAMGAIRLARDEAESDAKAPRFSPAGQSTQMIVGADETSDSTILQTAETLYGSYRLKRVYYSAFSPIPDSPTALPAQAPPLLREHRLYQADFLLRGYGFRVDELFDKPGNLVLDIDPKLAWALSHRDNFPVDLNRAHARTIARVPGIGMRNAKRLVALRRSRRIRYQDLVQLRCAMDKMKPFVVTADYRPAQADLSTERLRHALTRPPTQLSLL; from the coding sequence ATGGAACTGCTCAAAAAGCTCGAAATACTCGCCGACGCGGCCAAATATGACGCGTCGTGCGCGAGCGGCGGCGCGCCGCAGCGCAGTTCGCGCGGCACGGACGGACTGGGCGCAAGCACGGGTTCGGGCGTCTGCCACAGCTTTACGCCCGATGGCCGCTGCGTTTCGCTGCTGAAAATCCTGCTGACCAACTTCTGTCTGTACGACTGCCGGTATTGCGTGAACCGGCGCACGAGCAACGTGGCGCGCGCGCGTTTCACGCCCGAGGAAGTCGTCAGCCTCACGCTCGACTTCTACCGTCGCAACTATATCGACGGGCTGTTTCTCAGCTCCGGTGTAATCCAGTCCTCGAACTACACGATGGAACAGCTGGTGCGTGTCGCTCAGTCGCTGAGGGAAGATCATCACTTTCGCGGTTACATCCATCTGAAGACGATTCCGGACGCCGATCCTGCACTGATCGCGCAAGCGGGCCGTTACGCGGACCGCCTGAGCGTCAATATCGAACTGCCGACGGAAACAGGTCTGGAACGGCTTGCGCCCGAGAAAAGCGCGCGCACGATCCGCCTCGCAATGGGCGCCATCCGCCTCGCGCGCGACGAAGCGGAGAGCGACGCGAAAGCGCCCCGCTTTTCGCCCGCTGGACAAAGCACGCAGATGATCGTCGGCGCGGACGAGACCAGCGACAGCACGATCCTGCAAACGGCCGAAACATTGTACGGCTCGTACCGGCTCAAGCGCGTCTACTACTCCGCGTTCAGCCCGATTCCCGACAGCCCGACGGCGCTGCCCGCGCAAGCGCCGCCGCTGCTGCGCGAGCATCGTCTGTATCAGGCGGATTTTCTGCTGCGCGGCTATGGCTTTCGCGTCGACGAACTGTTCGACAAGCCCGGCAATCTCGTGCTCGATATCGACCCGAAACTCGCGTGGGCGTTGAGTCATCGCGACAACTTTCCCGTCGATCTGAATCGCGCCCACGCGCGCACGATCGCCCGCGTGCCCGGCATCGGCATGCGCAATGCAAAGCGGCTGGTGGCGTTGCGGCGCTCGCGGCGCATCCGCTATCAGGACCTCGTGCAACTGCGCTGCGCGATGGACAAGATGAAGCCGTTCGTCGTGACAGCCGACTATCGTCCGGCGCAGGCCGACCTGTCGACAGAACGGTTGCGGCACGCGTTGACGCGACCGCCCACGCAGTTGTCGCTGTTGTAA